A region of Argentina anserina chromosome 5, drPotAnse1.1, whole genome shotgun sequence DNA encodes the following proteins:
- the LOC126795536 gene encoding transcriptional regulator SUPERMAN, with protein MAELGLLSLTQHQKLALSQAQNPQLNHISVWMWNPKQAQEQEDDSWEVRAFAEDTGNVMGTTWPPRSYTCTFCRREFRSAQALGGHMNVHRRDRARLHQVQHPSSISINPSSISSSSSSFIIPTQEFLAANGGLCLLYQLPNPNNGAFTTSTATAPTAPLLNNTVDSSSSVPSTLLSISPNPPHNYLMTSSSSLVGPHGVSSSRNSSHSQYTKRSADEDQPSRSEVEDIEELDLELRLGPS; from the coding sequence ATGGCTGAGCTTGGCCTTCTCTCCTTAACCCAGCACCAAAAATTGGCTCTGTCACAGGCGCAAAATCCTCAATTAAACCATATATCAGTCTGGATGTGGAACCCTAAGCAGGCGcaagaacaagaagatgaCTCATGGGAAGTGAGGGCCTTTGCGGAGGACACTGGAAACGTGATGGGCACCACGTGGCCGCCGAGGTCTTACACCTGCACATTTTGCCGGAGAGAATTCCGGTCTGCTCAAGCCCTCGGCGGCCACATGAATGTGCACCGCCGCGACCGGGCCCGCCTCCACCAAGTGCAGCACCCCAGCTCCATCTCAATCAACCCCTCTTCCATCTCCTCTTCCAGTTCCTCATTCATAATCCCAACTCAAGAGTTCCTCGCCGCCAACGGCGGATTGTGCCTTCTTTACCAATTGCCAAACCCTAACAATGGGGCCTTCACTACTAGTACTGCCACAGCTCCAACTGCGCCTTTGCTTAACAATACTGttgattcttcttcttcagtacCCTCCACTCTTCTCTCCATCTCCCCCAATCCACCACACAACTACTTAATGACGTCATCATCTAGTCTTGTGGGGCCTCACGGAGTTTCCAGTTCTAGAAACAGTTCCCATTCTCAATACACAAAACGATCAGCGGATGAAGATCAACCTTCGAGGTCTGAGGTTGAAGATATTGAAGAGCTCGATTTAGAGCTCCGGCTCGGTCCTTCTTGA
- the LOC126793193 gene encoding DExH-box ATP-dependent RNA helicase DExH12-like: MSQQNLGGGAEAHARFKQYEYRANSSLVLTTDSRPRDTHEPTGEPESLWGKIDPHSFGDKAYHGRPPELDDKLKKKKERDLSGEPAPARQSKRRRLHEESVLTATEEGVYQPKTKETRAAYEAMLSVIQQQLGGQPLNIVSGAADEILAVLKNETLKNADKKKEIEKLLNPIPTTVFDNLVQIGRLVTDYQDGGDAAGSAVANGDEALDDDVGVAVEFEENEDDEEESDLDMVKEEEEDDDDVAERHEFGAMQMGGGIDDDEMQEANEGLSLNVQDIDAYWLQRKISEAYEKQIDPQQCQRLAEEVLKILPEGDDRDVESKLLLHLQFDKFSLIKFLLRNRLKIFWCTRLARAEDQDERKNIEEEMLRLGRKDLDSIVDQLHATRASAKERQKNLEKSIREEARRLKDESGGDGDRSRRGLGDGDADDAWLKSQSQLLDLDSLAQEQSRLLVSKKCVLPDGSFRHASKGYEEVHVPALKPKPFDADEKLVKISAMPEWARPAFKGMTQLNRVQSKVYNTAFYEAENILLCAPTGAGKTNVAVLTILQQFALHMNKEDGSINHNAYKIVYVAPMKALVAEVVGNLSNRLQDYGVTVRELSGDQSMTRQQIEETQIIVTTPEKWDIITRKSGDRTYTQLVTLLIIDEIHLLHDNRGPVLESIVARTVRQIETTKQHIRLVGLSATLPNFEDVALFLRVDKAKGLFHFDNSYRPVPLSQQYIGIMVRKPLQRFQLMNDLCYEKVMAGAGKNQVLIFVHSRKETAKTARAIRDTALANDTLGRFLKEDSASREILHTHTELVKSNDLKDLLPYGFAIHHAGLNRADRQLVEDLFADGHVQVLVSTATLAWGVNLPAHTVIIKGTQVYDPEKGAWTELSPLDVMQMLGRAGRPQYDSYGEGIIITGHNELQYYLSLMNQQLPIESQFVSKLADQLNAEIVLGTVQNAKEAIHWLGYTYLFVRMVRNPTLYGLEADILTRDVLLEDRRRDLIHSAATILDKNNLIKYDRKSGYFQVTDLGRIASYYYITHGTISTYNEHLKPTMGDIELCRLFSLSEEFKYVTVRQDEKMELAKLLDRVPIPVKESLEEPSAKINVLLQAYISQLKLEGLSLTSDMVYITQSAGRLLRALFEIVLKRGWALLAEKALNLCKMVNKRMWSVQTPLRQFHGITNDILIKLEKKDLAWDRYYDLSSQELGELIRMPKMGRTLYKFIHQFPKLNLAAHVQPITRTVLRVELTITPDFQWEDKVHGYVEPFWVIVEDNDGEYILHHEYFLLKKQYIDEDHTLNFTVQIYEPLPPQYFIRVVSDRWLGSQAVLPVSFRHLILPEKYPPPTELLDLQPLPVTALRNSMYEALYDFKHFNPVQTQVFTVLYNSDDNVLVAAPTGSGKTICAEFAVLRNHQKASETGMRVVYIAPIEGLAKERYTDWQKKFGMGPKGLNLRVVELTGETTTDMKLLEKGQIIISTPEKWDALSRRWKQRKHVQQVSLFIIDEVHLIGGQGGPTLEVIVSRMRYIASQGENKIRVVALSTSLANAKDLGEWIGATSHGLFNFPPGVRPVPLEIHIQGVDLANFEARMQAMVKPTYTAIVQHAKNGKPALVYVPTRKHARLTALDLMTFSGTDGAERQTFLLRSAEEIEPFVENISDEILAQTLLNGVGYLHEGLTAVDQDIVSTLYEAGYIQVCVMSGTMCWGVPLSAHLVVVMGTQYYDGRENMHSDYPVTDLLQMMGHASRPKLDNSGKCVIFCHAPRKEYYMKFLYEAFPVESHLHHYLHDNMNAEVVAKIIENKQDAVDYLTWTFLYRRLTQNPNYYNLQGVTQRHLSDYLSELVENTLSDLETSKCIAIEDETDLSPLNLGMIASYYYISYTTIERFSSSLTSKTKMKGLLEILTHASEYSQLPIRPGEEEVIRRLMNHQRFSFENPKCTDPHVKANALLQAHFARHHVAGNLALDQREVLLSASRLLQAMVDVICSNGWLNLALLAMEVSQMVTQGMWDRDSMLLQLPHFTKELAKRCHELPEKSIERVSDLVDMESHERRELLQDILQMSETEIEDVEQYCKRFPNIEMTFKVLDSENVVAGEEITLQVDMERERVGPVDAPRYPKTKEEGWWLVVGDTKTNSLLAIKRVPPQKKAKVKLGFAAPGEAGQKTYTLYFMCDSYLGCDEEHSFTVDVQGAE, encoded by the exons ATGTCGCAGCAGAACTTAGGCGGCGGTGCGGAGGCGCACGCGCGCTTTAAGCAGTACGAGTATAGGGCCAACTCGAGTCTGGTTCTGACTACAGACTCGAGGCCACGTGACACGCACGAGCCCACCGGCGAGCCGGAATCGCTGTGGGGGAAGATTGATCCACATAGCTTTGGCGACAAGGCGTACCACGGAAGGCCGCCGGAGTTGGATGATaagctgaagaagaagaaggagcgTGATCTCAGTGGGGAGCCTGCACCTGCTCGGCAGAGCAAGAGGCGCCGGCTCCATGAGGAGAGTGTGCTGACTGCCACGGAGGAGGGCGTTTACCAGCCTAAGACGAAGGAGACGCGGGCCGCATATGAGGCCATGCTTAGTGTGATTCAGCAGCAGTTGGGCGGGCAGCCGTTGAATATAGTGAGTGGCGCGGCGGATGAGATTTTGGCCGTGCTTAAGAATGAGACCTTGAAGAATGCTGATAAGAAGAAGGAGATTGAGAAGTTGTTGAACCCTATACCCACCACGGTGTTTGATAATTTGGTTCAGATTGGGAGGCTTGTTACTGACTACCAGGACGGGGGTGATGCTGCTGGGTCGGCTGTGGCTAATGGTGATGAAGCTCTTGATGATGATGTGGGTGTTGCAGTTGAGTTTGAAGAGAATGAGGACGATGAGGAGGAGAGCGATCTTGATATGGTtaaagaggaggaagaggacgACGATGATGTGGCTGAACGGCATGAGTTTGGGGCTATGCAAATGGGAGGTGgcattgatgatgatgaaatgcAGGAAGCCAATGAGGGTCTGAGCCTTAATGTTCAGGACATTGATGCTTACTGGCTTCAGAGGAAGATATCTGAAGCTTATGAGAAACAGATTGATCCACAACAATGCCAGAGACTTGCTGAAGAGGTGTTAAAGATCCTTCCTGAAGGTGATGATAGAGACGTTGAATCCAAGCTATTGTTGCACCTTCAGTTTGACAAGTTCAGTCTTATCAAGTTCTTGTTGCGAAACCGGCTGAAGATTTTCTGGTGCACTCGTTTGGCGAGGGCTGAAGATCAAGATGAGAGGAAGAACATTGAAGAGGAGATGTTGCGTCTGGGTCGTAAAGATTTGGACTCAATTGTGGACCAGTTACATGCAACAAGGGCTAGTGCAAAGGAGAGGCAAAAGAACTTGGAGAAGAGTATTAGAGAGGAGGCTCGCAGGTTGAAGGATGAGAGTGGTGGAGACGGGGACAGGTCTAGGAGGGGGCTTGGGGATGGAGATGCTGATGATGCGTGGTTGAAGAGCCAGTCTCAGCTGCTTGATCTTGACAGCCTCGCACAAGAGCAAAGTAGATTGTTGGTGTCAAAGAAGTGTGTTCTTCCAGATGGGTCTTTTAGACATGCCAGTAAAGGTTATGAAGAAGTCCATGTTCCAGCTTTGAAGCCTAAACCATTTGATGCTGATGAAAAACTTGTTAAAATATCTGCCATGCCAGAATGGGCTCGACCAGCTTTCAAAGGAATGACTCAGTTGAACAGGGTGCAAAGTAAAGTCTATAATACTGCTTTTTATGAAGCGGAAAATATCCTTCTATGTGCTCCTACTGGGGCAGGGAAAACTAATGTTGCAGTTCTAACCATCCTTCAGCAGTTTGCGCTGCACATGAATAAGGAAGATGGTTCTATAAACCACAATGCTTATAAGATTGTGTATGTCGCCCCTATGAAGGCTCTTGTTGCTGAAGTGGTTGGCAATCTGTCTAATCGTTTGCAGGACTATGGTGTCACAGTCAGGGAACTAAGTGGTGATCAGTCAATGACTCGCCAACAAATCGAAGAGACCCAGATTATTGTCACAACTCCTGAGAAGTGGGATATCATCACCAGAAAGTCAGGAGATCGTACTTATACCCAACTTGTCACACTTCTCATAATTGATGagattcatcttcttcatgatAATAGAGGCCCTGTTCTTGAAAGCATTGTGGCTAGGACAGTCAGGCAGATTGAGACCACAAAACAACATATTCGGTTGGTGGGTTTATCTGCTACGCTGCCTAACTTTGAGGATGTGGCACTCTTCTTGCGTGTTGATAAGGCTAAGGGTCTGTTTCATTTTGACAATAGTTACAGACCTGTCCCTCTTTCTCAGCAGTATATTGGAATTATGGTAAGGAAGCCATTGCAGAGGTTTCAGTTGATGAATGATCTCTGCTATGAAAAGGTGATGGCTGGGGCTGGAAAAAATCAAGTTCTTATTTTTGTCCACTCGAGGAAGGAAACAGCCAAAACAGCTCGTGCTATACGAGATACAGCACTTGCTAATGATACCCTTGGCAGATTTCTGAAAGAAGACAGTGCAAGCAGGGAAATTCTTCATACTCATACTGAATTGGTCAAGAGCAACGATCTCAAAGACCTTCTACCATATGGTTTTGCTATTCATCATGCTGGGCTGAATAGAGCTGATCGTCAACTGGTTGAGGATCTCTTTGCTGACGGGCATGTACAGGTCTTGGTTTCTACTGCAACACTGGCTTGGGGTGTGAATCTTCCAGCTCACACTGTCATAATCAAAGGAACTCAGGTTTATGATCCAGAAAAGGGAGCATGGACTGAACTAAGCCCGCTTGATGTTATGCAGATGCTGGGTCGTGCAGGAAGACCTCAGTATGATTCGTATGGAGAAGGGATCATCATTACTGGGCACAATGAACTACAGTACTACCTTTCTTTGATGAACCAACAACTTCCTATTGAAAGTCAGTTTGTGTCTAAATTGGCAGATCAATTGAATGCTGAGATTGTTCTTGGTACGGTCCAAAATGCCAAAGAAGCTATTCATTGGTTAGGATACACATATTTGTTTGTTCGTATGGTACGTAATCCAACGCTGTATGGTTTGGAAGCTGATATTCTCACAAGAGATGTTTTATTGGAGGATAGGCGACGTGATCTG ATTCATTCTGCCGCAACCATTTTGGACAAGAACAATCTGATTAAGTATGATAGGAAAAGCGGATACTTCCAAGTTACAGACTTGGGACGAATTGCTAGCTATTACTACATAACTCACGGAACAATATCTACATATAATGAGCATTTGAAGCCAACAATGGGGGACATTGAGCTATGTAGATTATTCTCTCTCAGTGAAGAATTTAAGTATGTCACTGTTCGGCAGGATGAAAAGATGGAACTAGCAAAGTTATTAGATCGTGTGCCAATTCCAGTGAAGGAAAGCCTTGAAGAGCCTAGTGCAAAGATTAATGTTCTGTTGCAGGCATATATTTCTCAGCTGAAGCTTGAAGGGCTCTCATTGACATCTGACATGGTCTATATCACTCAG AGTGCCGGGCGTCTTCTACGAGCTCTATTTGAGATAGTCTTGAAACGGGGATGGGCTTTACTAGCAGAAAAGGCTTTGAACTTGTGTAAAATGGTTAACAAGAGGATGTGGAGCGTCCAGACCCCACTTCGTCAGTTCCATGGAATAACAAATGATATTTTAATCAAGTTGGAGAAGAAGGATTTGGCCTGGGATAGGTATTATGACCTCTCCTCACAGGAACTTGGGGAGCTTATACGTATGCCAAAGATGGGAAGAACACTCTACAAATTCATCCATCAGTTCCCCAAATTAAACCTTGCAGCACATGTGCAGCCAATCACTCGCACTGTATTAAGGGTTGAACTCACTATAACACCAGACTTTCAGTGGGAGGACAAGGTTCATGGATATGTAGAGCCATTTTGGGTAATAGTGGAAGATAATGATGGAGAGTATATTCTTCATCATGAGTATTTTCTGTTGAAGAAGCAGTATATCGATGAGGATCATACTTTGAACTTTACAGTTCAGATCTACGAACCCCTTCCACCTCAATACTTCATCCGTGTCGTGTCTGATAGGTGGCTTGGGTCACAAGCTGTTTTACCTGTTTCTTTCAGACACCTTATTTTGCCTGAAAAGTACCCTCCTCCTACGGAATTGTTGGACTTGCAACCACTTCCTGTAACAGCATTGAGGAATTCTATGTATGAAGCTCTGTACGATTTTAAGCATTTCAACCCTGTCCAGACGCAGGTCTTCACGGTTCTGTATAATTCCGATGACAACGTCTTAGTTGCTGCACCAACAGGGAGTGGGAAGACCATATGTGCAGAGTTTGCTGTACTGAGGAATCATCAAAAGGCCTCTGAGACTGGCATGCGTGTTGTGTACATTGCACCGATTGAAGGTCTGGCCAAGGAACGGTACACAGACTGGCAGAAGAAGTTTGGAATGGGTCCAAAGGGTCTCAATCTACGTGTTGTCGAATTAACAGGGGAGACGACCACAGACATGAAACTGCTTGAGAAAGGTCAGATTATCATAAGCACTCCAGAGAAGTGGGATGCTTTATCTCGGCGCTGGAAGCAGAGAAAACACGTTCAACAGGTTAGCCTTTTTATTATAGATGAAGTCCACTTGATTGGTGGTCAGGGTGGTCCTACTTTGGAGGTGATAGTCTCTAGGATGAGATATATAGCAAGTCAAGGTGAGAACAAGATTCGTGTTGTGGCTTTGTCCACTTCTCTGGCAAATGCCAAGGATCTTGGAGAATGGATAGGTGCTACCTCTCATGGCCTTTTCAATTTTCCACCTGGTGTGCGCCCAGTGCCACTGGAAATACACATTCAAGGGGTGGATTTAGCAAATTTTGAAGCAAGGATGCAAGCAATGGTAAAACCAACATACACTGCAATTGTTCAACATGCCAAGAATGGGAAACCGGCTCTTGTATATGTTCCTACAAGGAAACATGCCCGCTTAACAGCTCTGGATCTGATGACATTCTCAGGTACAGATGGAGCTGAGAGACAGACATTTTTATTGCGATCTGCAGAAGAGATAGAGCCTTTTGTTGAGAATATTAGTGACGAAATTTTGGCACAGACACTGCTCAATGGAGTGGGCTACCTGCATGAGGGCTTAACAGCTGTCGATCAAGACATTGTGTCAACTCTTTATGAAGCTGGGTACATTCAAGTGTGTGTCATGAGTGGTACAATGTGTTGGGGAGTGCCTTTGTCTGCTCATTTGGTGGTTGTGATGGGTACCCAATATTATGATGGCCGGGAGAACATGCATTCTGATTACCCTGTCACTGATCTGTTGCAGATGATGGGTCATGCCAGTCGCCCTAAGCTTGATAATTCTGGGAAATGTGTCATCTTCTGCCATGCTCCTCGTAAAGAATACTACATGAAGTTCTTATACGAAGCATTCCCTGTTGAAAGCCATCTACACCATTACCTACATGATAATATGAATGCAGAAGTTGTTGCGAAAATTATTGAGAACAAGCAAGATGCCGTTGATTACCTAACTTGGACCTTCTTGTACAGGAGGCTCACACAGAATCCCAACTATTATAATCTTCAGGGAGTTACTCAGAGGCATCTTTCTGATTACCTCTCAGAGCTTGTTGAAAACACTCTGAGTGACTTGGAGACAAGCAAGTGTATTGCTATTGAGGATGAGACTGATCTTTCCCCTTTGAATCTTGGCATGATAGCTTCATATTATTACATCAGTTATACTACAATTGAGCGTTTCAGTTCTTCATTAACTTCCAAAACAAAGATGAAGGGTCTTCTTGAGATTCTAACTCATGCTTCCGAGTATTCACAACTTCCTATACGACCTGGGGAGGAAGAAGTTATTCGCAGGTTGATGAACCACCAGAGGTTTTCCTTTGAGAACCCCAAATGCACAGATCCTCACGTTAAAGCAAATGCTCTGCTTCAGGCCCATTTTGCAAGACATCATGTGGCTGGTAATCTAGCATTGGACCAGCGAGAGGTCCTCCTTTCTGCAAGTAGGTTGCTCCAGGCAATGGTTGATGTCATTTGCAGCAATGGGTGGTTAAACCTTGCTCTCCTAGCAATGGAAGTCAGCCAAATGGTAACTCAGGGAATGTGGGATCGTGACTCAATGCTTCTGCAGCTTCCTCACTTCACAAAGGAGCTGGCAAAGAGATGCCATGAACTTCCTGAAAAGAGCATAGAGAGGGTTTCTGACTTGGTGGACATGGAGAGTCATGAGAGGCGTGAACTACTTCAGGACATACTTCAGATGTCAGAGACAGAGATTGAAGATGTTGAACAATATTGCAAAAGGTTTCCCAACATTGAAATGACATTTAAGGTGCTGGACAGTGAGAATGTAGTGGCTGGGGAAGAAATCACTTTGCAAGTTGATATGGAACGTGAACGGGTTGGCCCTGTTGATGCTCCAAGGTATCCCAAGACCAAGGAAGAGGGGTGGTGGCTGGTAGTTGGGGATACCAAGACTAACTCACTTCTTGCCATCAAGAGAGTTCCACCGCAAAAGAAGGCCAAGGTCAAGCTTGGATTTGCGGCTCCTGGAGAAGCTGGACAGAAGACTTATACTCTTTACTTCATGTGTGACTCGTACTTGGGATGTGATGAGGAACACAGTTTCACTGTTGATGTCCAAGGAGCAGAGTAG
- the LOC126795535 gene encoding uncharacterized protein LOC126795535 has product MFLRRHIDQSLWNEIRLLDYKRVNDFNSDMLRLKARLNCCGKELTENDMIQKTLSIFRTSALILANKYRLEYDNKRITTFHKLITMLQVSERHDQILLNNNVRPIGTKKIPEANYGKVKDGKNHKVKGIVRVDPYTCGGNTPRGKGYGGRSMGRGCLLNVWHIDAGAGPSGHGGTGPSGHKVQKAPKNPQAKRERVGNEPCYRCRDTAHWYKNCQKSNRVAANYKRYRESREQEAHYMEEEGPEPNVNLIISDFNGKMDHAKSSDTPDFD; this is encoded by the exons ATGTTCTTGAGGCGGCATATTGATCAAAGCTTG TGGAATGAAATCCGCTTACTTGACTACAAAAGGGTTAATGACTTCAACAGTGATATGTTGCGCCTGAAAGCACGTCTCAATTGTTGTGGCAAGGAACTCACGGAAAATGATATGATCCAGAAAACTCTATCCATTTTCCGTACTTCGGCCCTTATACTAGCGAACAAGTATAGGTTGGAGTATGACAATAAAAGAATCACTACCTTCCATAAATTGATCACCATGTTGCAAGTATCTGAGCGTCATGATCAAATTCTTCTGAACAATAATGTCAGACCTATTGGGACAAAGAAAATTCCCGAGGCTAACTATGGCAAGGTGAAGGACGGAAAGAACCATAAAGTAAAGGGGATTGTACGTGTTGACCCTTACACATGTGGAGGCAATACCCCACGTGGAAAAGGATATGGAGGCCGTAGTATGGGCCGTGGATGTCTTCTCAATGTATGGCACATAGATGCTGGTGCAGGTCCTAGTGGCCATGGTGGCACTGGACCTAGTGGTCACAAAGTGCAAAAGGCACCGAAAAACCCCCAAGCAAAAAGGGAAAGAGTTGGGAATGAACCTTGCTATAGGTGTAGAGACACTGCTCATTGGTATAAGAACTGCCAGAAAAGTAATAGAGTAGCAGCTAATTACAAGAGGTATAGAGAGTCTAGAGAACAAGAGGCTCACTATATGGAGGAAGAAGGTCCTGAACCTAATGTCAACCTCATAATCTCGGACTTTAATGGCAAGATGGACCATGCCAAGTCAAGCGATACTCCAGATTTTGAttaa